One segment of Micromonospora parathelypteridis DNA contains the following:
- a CDS encoding putative bifunctional diguanylate cyclase/phosphodiesterase, protein MSRVASENTTRADRRLLVLVGLIVVLATGPTLIAVADVLAHPPNSVGDGATVVALMFMTALGTIIKAPIRIRSTTHAITWIEAAIVIGLAVAPPAWVLLATGVGVGIASAIMKLPPIKTAFGVSKNILVAGGASATVLAVHWQWPPVGPMELIGLLAAIYLVAALLDDLLAIPVIALATGTRISRQFLNNLDLRLAGFGVRFVVALCTLFILWADPRLLLAVPPLVLSLHLAYSARIRGRTEQQAWQRLARTTDALNVVDLDNVLTTAVTQAAELFSADEVEIELRDGNRAVRGGTGGITFDGPTGTPTDVDGTIVPTPLEGHDRTVDVGVLRLRFRGPVQLSEREQYTLRTFASALCTAVRNAQAYAELARVADDHAYAAAHDALTDLANRRHLLDEGTEQLSARHADGVTALVLIDLNHFKEVNDTLGHAAGDQVLVQVADRLRRAAQASDLVARLGGDEFAVLLRGLPAPAVAAHRAETLLAALHEPFDLDGMRISVEASGGISVAPSNGGMAELLRRADVAMYQAKRAGQRISSYAPTRDTADLGRLTLGGDLPRAVADHEFVVNFQPIVDLGTGEVTSAEALARWRHPTHGMIDPLRFLEAVERSGLLPAFAEAILDQALIAAANWRDAGFDVPVAVNVSPRSLLDARFPGSVLARLRAHDLPPDRLVLELTETLTLSQLDVVDRVLSRLRDEGVRLALDDFGTGYSSLSLLSRIPVHELKIDRSFVTTMESSAEAAAVIRSTLDLGRSLNLDVVAEGVESEPQRRALWELGCVAGQGHLFARPVPAGTLLAAMQRGSGGRPGALAAPLHDAGAVIRLSQNRRQTGRTRLPHLPA, encoded by the coding sequence ATGAGTCGGGTTGCATCCGAGAACACCACCCGGGCAGACCGGCGACTTCTGGTGCTCGTCGGTCTCATCGTCGTACTGGCTACCGGCCCGACGCTCATCGCCGTCGCCGACGTGCTGGCCCACCCGCCGAACTCGGTGGGCGACGGGGCGACCGTCGTGGCGCTGATGTTCATGACGGCCCTCGGGACGATCATCAAGGCGCCGATCCGCATCCGCTCGACCACGCACGCCATCACCTGGATCGAGGCGGCAATCGTGATCGGGCTCGCGGTGGCCCCACCCGCCTGGGTGTTGCTGGCAACCGGAGTGGGCGTCGGCATCGCGTCAGCGATCATGAAGCTCCCTCCGATCAAGACCGCCTTCGGCGTCAGCAAGAACATCCTGGTCGCCGGCGGAGCGAGCGCCACCGTGCTGGCAGTCCACTGGCAATGGCCGCCGGTGGGGCCGATGGAGCTCATCGGTCTGCTGGCAGCGATCTACCTGGTCGCCGCCCTGTTGGACGACCTGCTGGCAATCCCGGTCATCGCACTGGCGACCGGCACCCGGATCTCCCGCCAGTTCCTCAACAACCTTGACCTCCGGCTGGCCGGCTTCGGCGTGCGCTTCGTCGTGGCCCTCTGCACACTGTTCATCCTCTGGGCGGACCCCCGACTGCTACTTGCCGTCCCGCCCCTGGTCCTCAGCCTGCACCTGGCCTACTCCGCCCGCATCCGGGGGCGCACCGAGCAGCAGGCGTGGCAGCGGCTCGCCCGCACCACCGACGCGCTCAACGTGGTCGACCTCGACAACGTCCTCACCACCGCGGTCACCCAGGCCGCCGAGTTGTTCTCCGCCGACGAGGTCGAGATCGAGCTGCGTGACGGCAACCGCGCCGTACGCGGCGGCACCGGCGGCATCACCTTCGACGGCCCCACCGGTACGCCCACCGACGTGGACGGCACGATCGTCCCCACACCACTCGAAGGACATGACCGGACCGTCGATGTCGGCGTGCTCCGACTGCGCTTCCGCGGCCCGGTGCAGCTCTCCGAGCGGGAGCAGTACACCCTGCGCACCTTCGCCTCCGCGCTCTGCACCGCCGTTCGCAACGCCCAGGCGTACGCCGAACTGGCCCGGGTGGCCGACGATCACGCGTACGCCGCCGCCCACGACGCGCTGACCGACCTGGCCAACCGCCGGCACCTCCTCGACGAGGGCACCGAGCAGTTGAGCGCTCGACACGCGGACGGTGTCACCGCGCTCGTGCTGATCGACCTCAACCACTTCAAGGAGGTCAACGACACGCTCGGGCACGCCGCCGGCGACCAGGTGCTGGTGCAGGTCGCCGACCGGTTGCGACGAGCAGCCCAGGCGAGTGACCTGGTGGCCCGCCTCGGCGGCGACGAGTTCGCCGTACTCCTGCGGGGGTTGCCGGCCCCGGCGGTAGCCGCGCACCGGGCCGAGACGCTGCTCGCCGCTCTGCACGAGCCGTTCGACCTGGACGGCATGCGGATCAGCGTCGAGGCCAGCGGCGGCATCTCCGTCGCCCCGTCGAACGGTGGCATGGCCGAGCTGCTGCGGCGCGCCGACGTGGCCATGTACCAGGCGAAGCGCGCCGGGCAACGGATCTCCTCGTACGCCCCGACCCGGGACACCGCCGACCTGGGCCGCCTCACCCTCGGTGGTGACCTGCCACGTGCGGTGGCCGACCACGAGTTCGTCGTCAACTTCCAACCGATCGTCGATCTGGGCACCGGCGAGGTGACCAGCGCCGAAGCGCTCGCCCGCTGGCGCCACCCCACCCACGGCATGATCGACCCCCTGCGCTTCCTGGAGGCGGTGGAGCGTTCCGGCCTGCTGCCAGCCTTCGCCGAAGCGATCCTCGACCAGGCACTGATCGCAGCGGCCAACTGGCGTGACGCCGGCTTCGACGTACCGGTCGCGGTCAACGTGTCCCCCCGCAGCCTGCTCGACGCGCGGTTCCCCGGCTCGGTGCTGGCTCGCCTGCGCGCCCACGACCTGCCACCGGACCGGCTGGTGCTGGAGCTGACCGAGACGCTCACCCTCAGCCAACTCGACGTGGTCGACCGGGTGCTCAGCCGGCTGCGCGACGAGGGCGTCCGGCTGGCGTTGGACGACTTCGGCACCGGCTACTCCTCGCTCTCCCTGCTCTCCCGAATCCCGGTGCACGAGTTGAAGATCGACCGGAGCTTCGTGACGACGATGGAGAGTTCGGCGGAGGCCGCCGCGGTCATCCGCTCGACCCTCGACCTGGGCCGCAGCCTCAACCTGGATGTGGTGGCCGAGGGGGTGGAGAGCGAGCCGCAGCGGCGGGCCCTCTGGGAGTTGGGCTGCGTCGCCGGCCAGGGGCACCTGTTCGCGCGGCCGGTGCCAGCCGGCACCCTGCTCGCGGCGATGCAGCGCGGCTCGGGCGGCCGTCCGGGTGCCCTCGCCGCGCCACTGCACGACGCCGGCGCGGTGATCCGGTTGAGCCAGAACCGCCGCCAGACCGGCCGCACCCGCCTCCCGCACCTACCCGCCTGA
- a CDS encoding glycosyltransferase 87 family protein produces MIADAPTARRRRWHWRTLDTAAGGLALDLGLYAVSAIFAAITAVTSTLLPHRAWGAVAAVAYLVATLMVIAQLLLRRRSPTARLVGLPARWAVTGLAWVGAALLPLLWQSIERAGGRTDRAQEEVLVVEQAGIRLLEHGTPYLGPDAIAALPPGEQLLGYTPYQPGMAMFGLPRALVDTWWTDSRVWFAVGTVLALALAVAALRGTPSLAATAVTAQRRDAALLRGVQAATVLPICALTLATGGDDLPVLALCLLALALAAADRPGRAGLAVGLAGALKLFAWPVALVLIVWGLTRRAGIRVAAGAIGLPVAALLPAMLVDHDALTENVLRFPLGHGLVTSPAQSPFPGYLIANAMPAGRLVAAALLVAAGVAIAVRLARRPPRTAVATALICGYGLLAAIALMPSTRFGYLLYPLALLTWAPALRRPVDTPTAPAADELSGRTTSA; encoded by the coding sequence GTGATCGCCGACGCCCCGACCGCCCGCCGCCGTCGCTGGCACTGGCGGACGCTCGACACCGCCGCCGGCGGACTCGCCCTCGACCTCGGCCTCTACGCCGTCTCGGCCATCTTCGCCGCGATCACCGCGGTCACGTCGACCCTGCTGCCGCACCGGGCCTGGGGCGCGGTCGCCGCCGTCGCGTACCTGGTCGCGACGCTGATGGTGATCGCTCAACTCCTGCTGCGTCGACGCTCCCCGACCGCACGGCTGGTCGGTCTGCCAGCCCGCTGGGCGGTCACCGGTCTCGCCTGGGTCGGCGCCGCGCTGCTGCCCCTGCTGTGGCAGAGCATCGAGCGAGCCGGCGGGCGCACCGATCGGGCCCAGGAGGAAGTGCTGGTCGTGGAGCAGGCCGGCATCCGCCTCCTGGAGCACGGCACGCCATACCTCGGACCCGATGCGATAGCCGCCCTCCCGCCCGGCGAGCAACTGCTCGGCTACACCCCGTACCAGCCCGGGATGGCGATGTTCGGCCTGCCCAGAGCACTTGTCGACACCTGGTGGACCGACTCCCGGGTCTGGTTCGCGGTGGGCACCGTGCTGGCCCTCGCCCTGGCCGTGGCCGCCCTGCGCGGGACACCGTCCCTCGCCGCCACCGCCGTTACGGCTCAGCGGCGGGACGCCGCGCTGTTGCGAGGCGTGCAGGCCGCCACCGTCCTGCCAATCTGCGCCCTCACCCTCGCCACCGGCGGCGACGACCTACCCGTACTCGCGCTCTGCCTGCTGGCCCTCGCGCTTGCCGCCGCCGACCGGCCCGGCCGGGCCGGCCTCGCGGTTGGTCTCGCCGGCGCGCTGAAGCTGTTCGCCTGGCCGGTGGCCCTGGTTCTGATCGTCTGGGGCCTGACCCGACGCGCCGGCATCCGGGTCGCCGCCGGCGCGATCGGCCTGCCCGTCGCGGCCCTCCTGCCGGCGATGCTGGTCGACCACGACGCGCTGACCGAGAACGTGCTGCGCTTCCCCCTCGGCCACGGCCTGGTCACCAGCCCCGCCCAGTCCCCGTTCCCCGGCTACCTGATCGCCAACGCCATGCCCGCCGGCCGGCTCGTCGCCGCCGCGCTGCTGGTCGCCGCCGGCGTGGCCATCGCCGTCCGGCTCGCCCGCCGCCCGCCGCGCACCGCTGTCGCCACCGCGCTGATCTGCGGGTACGGGCTGCTCGCCGCCATCGCCCTGATGCCCTCGACCCGCTTCGGCTACCTGCTGTACCCGTTGGCCCTGCTCACCTGGGCACCCGCCCTGCGCCGCCCGGTCGACACGCCGACCGCGCCGGCAGCCGACGAGTTGTCCGGTCGGACCACTTCGGCGTAA
- a CDS encoding phosphoribosyltransferase, whose amino-acid sequence MTTYRDRAEAGRVLSERLTALIGDPDVIVLGLVRGGVPVARVVAERLGAPLDVLVVRKLGMPWAREVAFGALGPGGVQVLNDAVASRLSSDDIAQVSQREQTELERRERLYRGGRPQLDLTGRTAVIVDDGLATGATARAAVAVVRQLGAHRVVVAVPVGAQEAFELLAAEADQVVCAQRPPDFGAVSVYYEDFHEVSDEEVTEALTATA is encoded by the coding sequence ATGACGACGTACCGCGACCGGGCCGAGGCGGGCCGGGTGCTCTCCGAGCGACTCACCGCACTCATCGGCGACCCGGACGTCATCGTCCTCGGCCTCGTCCGTGGCGGCGTGCCGGTCGCCCGGGTCGTCGCCGAACGGCTCGGCGCACCCCTGGACGTGCTGGTCGTCCGCAAACTCGGCATGCCGTGGGCCCGGGAGGTCGCCTTCGGCGCGCTCGGGCCGGGCGGTGTCCAGGTGCTCAACGACGCGGTGGCCAGCCGACTCAGCAGCGACGACATCGCCCAGGTCAGCCAGCGGGAGCAGACCGAGCTGGAACGCCGGGAGCGGCTCTACCGGGGCGGTCGCCCGCAGCTGGACCTCACCGGGCGGACCGCGGTGATCGTCGACGACGGCCTGGCCACCGGCGCGACCGCCCGCGCTGCCGTGGCGGTCGTCCGCCAGCTCGGGGCCCACCGGGTCGTGGTCGCGGTCCCCGTCGGCGCGCAGGAGGCGTTCGAACTGCTCGCCGCCGAGGCCGACCAGGTCGTCTGCGCCCAACGCCCACCGGACTTCGGCGCGGTGAGCGTCTACTACGAGGACTTCCACGAGGTTTCCGACGAGGAAGTCACCGAGGCGCTCACAGCAACTGCATAG